The following is a genomic window from Amycolatopsis sp. BJA-103.
CATAATGGACTTAGGAGAACCCGAGATGCCTGAAATCAACGGGATCTGTTTCGATCTGTTCTCGACCTTGATCCACAAAAGACCGCACAATCCGTTCTTCCGGCAGGTGGCCGACGAACTCGGCCTGGACCTCGGCCGCTGGAAGCCCGCCTACGACGAACTTCATGACGAAACCATGGCCGCGATCGTGCCGGGCATCGTGGCGCGCATCGTGCTGTCGGCCCGATCGGCAGGCACACGGGTGACACCGGACGCCGTCCGTGTCGCAGTGGACCGACACTTCGCAGATTTCGTGGCCAGCGTCGAGGTCGACCCGCAGGCGTTGCCCCTCCTGGAACGGCTACGCCTCCGCGGGATGTCCCTGGCATTGGTGACCAATGCCTCCGACCACGCCGAATGGCTCTTCGACCGACTCGGTCTCCGCGAGCACTTCGACGTGACCGTGTTCTCGCATCGGATCAAGCGACTCAAGCCACATCCGGAGATCTACCGGCACGCCCTCGACCGACTCGGTATCGCCGCACCGCATTGCGCATTCGTCGGTGATGGCCAGCACGACGAACTCGGCGGAGCACGCGCGATCGGAATGGCCACCGTTCTCGTCGATCGGCGGCTTGCCCACACCGCCCAGGCCAAAGCGGACGCCGATTTCGTCGTGGAAGGCCTTGCCGACGTGGAGATCACGATCAACACGATGAACGACGCGAACAGCCGACTCTAGAAGGGACACACAGATGCCCGTCCACCAGCCGCACGTCATCGAAGGCTGCCGTGTAACGGATTCCTCCGGCTGCCATCGATACGATTTCTGGAACGAACAGTTTCTTCTCGACGGCAGTCCGTACACCGGATGGAGTTCCCCGAGCCGGAACGAATCCGTTTCCGAGTACTTGGAGTTCGACCTGGGAGGGGTCCGGGTGCCCGCCCATATCCGCCTACAGCGACGGCCCGTACCCGTGATCCGCACGGGGTTCCCACGAGGTCTTCGCGTGATCGCCTTTCCCGACGAGGGCGGCGAGAAGACGACCCTGACCGCCGAAGACATCGATGTACCCGCGGGGGCTTGGTTCGAGGGCGCGCTTGAACCCATCGCGACCAGGCGTATTCGCCTGGAGACCGCCGGAGTGCAGATCCGGCCCAGCGGGAAGTACTTCACGCAGCTGATGCAGATCCAGTTCCTCGAAGCCTGATTTGAAGGGAGTGACGATTCAGATGACGTTACGCACGTTCACCGTGCCCACGGCACCCTGCCAGGACAGTGTGGCTCGCAAACTGGGGTTGTTTGCCAGCGATCGAATGCAAACGGCGGCTTGGCGCATCGCCCCCGGCCAGGATATTTCGGCACGCAGGCATCCCAGGGCCGACGGAATGATCGTCATTCTGGCCGGCCGGGGTGAGTTCCAGGTCTTCGACGGTGACGAACCGGATCCAGCCGCGTGCTACGTGCCGTCGGCTCATTACCCGCTCGACGCACCAGCGAAGAAACAACTGCCGGAACCGAGCCGGTATCCGGTCGAGGCGGGGTCCGTCGGGCACGCGCCGGCCGGTCTTTACTACGGGCTGGTCAATACCGGCAATGACGTACTGGTGGCCATCACGGTGACGGCTTCGGACACCAGCGGGACTTCGTGGACGGTGCGCGCGTCGTGAAGGGACAGGTCTCGATCCGTACGAACGGCGGCACGGACACCGCAGACGCCTGGGTGCTGGAGACGCTGCGGCGCCACGAGCCCGCCTCCATGCACACACAGCACCCGGTAGTGTGGCACCACGCCCGCGGTAGCCACGTCTTCGACCGTCAAGGGCGGTCCTGGCTGGACTGGACGAGCGGGATCCTGACCGCCAACGCGGGGCACGGCCGCCAGGAAGTGGCCGGGGCGATCGGAGAGCAGGCCCGGCAAGGGCTGCTGCACGCCTACATGTTCCCCACCGAGGTACGGGCACGGGTGGTACGGGCACTGGCCGAACTCACCGGCTTTCCGCAGTGCGTCCTGTACACCACCGGAGCCGAGGCGGTGGAGGGCGCGCTGAAGATCTCCCGGCGCTACGCCAAGGCTCGTGGCAGGCGCGCCGTCATCGTTACTTTCGACGGCGCGTTCCATGGCCGGACCCTCGGCGCCCAGCTCGCCGGCGGGCTGTCCGCGCAGCGGGATTGGACCCCGGATTGTGACGACGTTTTCGTCCGTGTTCCCTTCCCTGCCTCCGGCGAGACCTGGGATCCTTCGACCATCGACGCGGAACTGCACGCCGTTGGTGCCCACTCCGGGGAGGTGGCTTGTGTACTGGGCGAGCTGTACCAGGGATCCACCCTGCGTCGACTGGATTCCGCGGCCGCGGTGGCTTTGCGGGAATGGTGCACCCGAGCCGGCGCGCTGCTCGTGTTCGATGAGATCCAGTCCGGTTTCGGCCGCACCGGCGCTCTTTTCGCCTATGAGCACGTCGGGGTCCGGCCGGATCTGCTGCTCTGCGCCAAGGGCCTCTCGGGTTCCCTTCCGGTGTCGGCCGTCCTCGTCGGGGATCCGCGCCACACCGAAGGACTCCGGCCGGGCGAACTCACGAGTACCCACAGCGGCAATCCGATCGCACTCGCCGCCACCGAAGCCAACCTTGCGCTTTTCGCGGACGGCCGACTTGTCGGCCACGCCGCCGAGCGTGGACGGCAGCTCGTCGAGGGGTTGGAACGCTGGACGTCGCAGCGGGCGGAAAGCCGTCGGGTGATCGGCGCTTTCGGTATGGTCGCCGGCGTCGCGTTCGTGACTCCGGACGGTGCGCTCGATCCGTCGGCTGCCCGGCGTGTGGTCACTTCATGCGTCGACAACGGCCTGCTGCTGTGCGTCCCGTCCACGATGGGTGGCGCCATGATCAAGATCATGCCGCCACTCACGACAACGGAAGCCGAACTCGCCGAGGGTTTGGCGATCTTCACCGAGGCCTCCGGCGACGCTCGCTGATTCTGACCCGTCCGCACGACACGGAGCTGAACATTGATGGGTACCACTGGAAAGACATCGGGCTTCATTGTTCTGAGTGATCTGTCCAAGATCGGCCCGTACCTGACCGAGCTGCAGAACCGGGGAATCGCGGTGCTGGCGATCTCCCAGCCGCGGGGTTCGGCGATGGTGCAGCGCGGTCTCGAACTCCTCGGCACCGAGGGGCATCCATTCGCCGGCTTGGCGGATGTCGCACTCCATGATGGCGGAGACCTGAGTGGCATCGTCGATCAAGCATCCCGTTGGGCGCGAGATTTCGAGATCACCGGTGTGCTCGTGGCAGCCGAGGTCTATGTGGAAGCCGGCCAGCAGATCTGTGACCTGCTGGAGTTGCCCGGCGTTGGCATGCGAGCCGCACGGGTTTGCCGCAACAAGCTCCTGCAGCGCCGTTATCTGCCCGAGTGGAGTCCGAAATCAGTGCTCGTCAGCGAGCGCACCGGCAGCGCCACCTATGACGGGCCGTTCCCCGCCGCGGTGAAACCCTTGGACCGGGAGTCGAGTATCGGTGTCCGCGTGGTGCACGACGCATCGGCTCTCGCCGGCATTCTCGAAGAACTCGCCCCCGGGAGCCGTCTCCTGGTGGAAGAGCGCGTAGTCGGCCGTGAGTACAACGTGGACTCCATCGTGCTCGCCGGGGAACCGATCGTGACCCTGTTGACACAGAAGGGCACCAACGAGGAATCGACCGAGTTCTTCGTGGAACTGGTCCACACGACACCTCCTGTGAACCTCGACGAGCGTGAGACCGACCTGATCTCGGAAGCTCAGCGTGCGGTCGTGGAGCGACTCGACTTCGACACCGGCTTCGCCCACGCGGAGTACCGGCTTACCGAAGACGGCCGAGTCGTGTTGATGGAGATCGCGGCGCGAGCACCAGGCGACGCCTGCCTTCCCTTGTACCACCTAGCGACGGGGCAGGCCATCGAGCCTGTGCTGATCGACGCGGCGATGGGGCTCCCGACCGGTTACAAAGCGAGCTTTCGCCGTCGTGGCCGACAGGTCTATTTCGTGCACACCCCGGGAACACTGCTCGATGTACGAACCGAGGGAACGAACCGGGTGCGACCACGCTGGCTGGCGGACACGACCGGGATCTGGCCACCGCTGCGGCCGGTCGGTGAACAAGCGCCGGCCACTCTGCACGAGCTGTTCGTCCTGAAGAAACGGGGCGATCTGCTCGCACCGATCACCGAATCCTCGAACCGCGCGGTCACCGCCATCTTCGACGCTCCGCTCGACGAGGACATCGACATAATCGAAGCGAGGATACGGCGGTCCGTCACGATCGACACCGAGCCGGCGAACACGGAGCAGGCCTGATGACCCGGACACCGGAACCGAACGGTGCGAAAACGGTCGCGATGCGCGATGCCGATGCACCGGTCACGACAGTACTGGTGTGGGACAACCTGTTCGGCAGCGTGGGTCAGTACAGCGTCGTGCCGACGCTCGGAGTTTTGATCGCGACGCAGGACCCCGGCGCGGGTCCGGGGGCGGTGGGTGCCGGACTGTTCGTGTACTTCGCCGCGGTCGGCCTGTCCTCCTTGCTGGTGAACCGCTGGCTCCCCCGGTTTCGGTACCGCACCGCGCTGTGGGTGAGCTGGCTGTTCACCGCCGTGGGGTTCTCCTTACTCGCGGTCCTGCACACGTTCGCCCTGCTGCTCGTAGCCCTGTTCCTCGCCGGGTTTGGCATCAGCGTGCACCACCTGCTGGCCCGGGTGCTCATCGCCGACCGCACCAACGGGGACGTCGAGCGGAACCGGGCGTACTCATGGATGAACGTCGCGGTCAACGTGGGCGGAGCGCTCGGCCCGTTCATCGCGGGTCTGCTCTACTTCGCCGGTGACGCACGGCCCTTGGTCGTCGCTGTGGCCGGCTGCTTCTTGGTCGGCTCGGCCATCCTGCTCTTGTGGTTGCCCCGCGACCTTCGTCCGGTACCGACACCGACGGCCTGGCCGGTCAGCCGGGCCGGGCTCGCTGTGGTGCTGCGTCACCCGATGGCCTGCCGCACGGTCGTCATCGCCACGCTCGCCACGTTCTTGTACGCCCAGTTCTACTCGGCGTTCGCCTTGCTGGTCGCGGACCGGATCACCACTCCGTTGACGCGGGCGATCCTGTTGTCAGGGCCGGCGGTCGCCATCGTGTTCCTGCAGTCCACGGTCACCGGTGTGATCGGCGTGCTTATGCGGCGAGGGGCTCAGCCGAAGCAATTGCTCGGCATCGCCACCATCGTCTTCGGTGGCGCCATGTTCTCCCTCGGTTCGAGTATGCCGCTGGTCACCGCCTGCCTGGTCGCCGTCGCACTCTTCGCGATCGCCGAGATGATCTTCACCCCGATGCTGAACACCGCCTTCGCGGCACTACCGCTCGCCACCTCGCTGGAAAGGCTCAACTTCCGTCAGGTGTGCTGGACCACGGGCGAGGCTCTCGGATCCCTTTGCGGCGGGACGCTGTTCCTTGTCGCGGTCACCCGCGGGATGGACCGACTCTACTGGGCAGGACTCGGCACCGTCTCCATCGCCGGCACCCTTCTCCTGCTATTCCTGCGACGCCCTACATTTCGGAAACCCAGGAGCCTGCCATGACGAAACCGACCCGGCGCGCCGCCCGGCTCTCCCTCGGCGTCACCGAGCTCACCAGGTTCACCAGCGAAGCGTTGCGCGTGGCGGGAGCGCGGCGCAGTGATGCCGACGTAACCGCCGACGTCCTAGTCTCCGCCGACCTCGGTGGCGTCGAAAGCCATGGTGTCGCAAGACTGCGGCGCTACGTGGAGGGCTTGCGACACGGCGACATCGACCGGAATACCAAGCCCGAGATCGTGCGCGACAGCGGAACTGTATGCGTCGTTGACGCTCACAACGGACTCGGTCAGCCCGCACTGTGCACCGCCGTCGATCTGGCAGCCGACCGTGCCAAGAGCCACGGAACGTCCGTCGTTGTCGTGCGCCGGTCGAATCACATGGGCATCGCGGGATGGTTCGCCGAACGCGCGGCCCGGATGGGCGTCTTCGCCTTGGTCACGACGAACGCGGTGCCACAGGTGGCGCCGACGGGAACGCGCGAAGCCATGTTCGGCACCAATCCGGTGAGCTACGCCGTGCCGACGAGCGAAGGAATGATCTCTTTCGACGCCGCGACGAGTGTCGTCTCGAGAGGAAAGCTGGAGCAGCTTGGCCGTCTCGGACAGCCAATGCGTCTCGGCTGGGCACTCGATCCCCATGGTCGCGCCACCAGCGATATCTCCGGGACCGTCGACGGTCTCATCGACCGTAGCGGCCATGTGCTGTTGCCGCTCGGTGGCGACGGTCAGGAACACGGGGGGCACAAGGGATCGGGCATCGCGCTGCTCGTCGAACTGCTCTGTGGACCGCTCGCCGGCGCGCGCTGGAGCCGTCACACCTACGAGGGAGGCGAGGCCGGGATCGGGCACTTTGTCTTCTGCGTCGATCTCGACGCGCTCGGTGATCCAGAAGACCTGGGAAAACAACTGGCACAACTGGGCACAGAGGTCCGGGCTGGCCACCCGGTCGAGGACGGAAGCTCGCCGCGACTCCCTGGCGATCGACGACAGCGACTCACGGAACGCCGCCGCGTATACGGAGTGCCTGTTCTCGAGTCCGTCGTGAACGAACTAAAAGAAATCGCCGATCTGCTCGGCATCCGCCCACCCGCTCTGCTGAACCAAGATTATCCGCGATGAACTCGTCGTCGTCCATTCCCATCGGAGGTATCCTGTGCACTACGAAAGACTCGACCACACCGTGCTCACTGTCAACGATCTCGACGCGACCGTCGATTTCTACGGCCGCCTGCTCGGCATGGAGGTGATCACGTTCGACAGTCTTGTCGAAAACCGCAAAGCACTTCGCTTCGGTAACAGCAAAATCAATCTGCATGAAGCCGGAAACGAAATTCAGCCCACGGCCGCGAACCCGGGGCCGGGAACCGAGCACCTGTGCATGATCGTGAAGGACCCCGTCGAGGTGGTCGCGGACCACTTGCGTGCCGCCGGAGTCGCCATCGAGGACGGGCCTGTTGAGCGTGCAGGGGCGCTGGGGCCGATAAACAGTGTCTACGTCCGGGATCCAGACGGAAACCTGATCGAGCTGAGCAATCCTGTCGAATTCTGATTGAGAACTCATGTCGGACATCGAAATTCCGCAGCGAGCTTCCGATCGCGTCGCCTCGATCGCCGAATCCGCCACGCTGGCGGTGGATGCCCGGGCCAAGGCGCTGATCCGTGCCGGACGACCGGTCATCGTCTTCGCGTCGGGCGAGCCGGACTTCCCCACCCCGGCTCATATCACCGAGGCGGCGGCAAACGCCTGCTTCGATCCCGGCCACCATCGGTACTCTCCGCCGGGCGGCATGCCGGAGCTGAAGGCCTCGATCGCGACGAAAACGTATCGAGACTCAGGTTTCGAAGTCGACACGGACCAAATACTCGTGACCAACGGCGGAAAGCAGGCAATCTACGAGTCCTTCGCCGCTCTGCTGAATCCTGGTGACGAGGTGCTCGTGCCGTCACCTTACTGGCCCACGTATCCGGCGGCGATCAGACTCGCCGGTGGTGTGCCCATCCCGGTCGACGGCGATGCGAGCGACGGCTTCCGCGTCAACGCCGACGCTCTGGAGTCGGCTCGTTCCGAAAGAACCACCATGCTGGTGCTTTCCTCGCCGGCGAACCCGACGGGCGTGGTGTACACCCGGGAACAGCTGGAACTCATTGGCCGATGGGCGGCGACGAAACGCTTGTGGGTGCTCACGGACGAGATCTACGAGCATCTGGTCTACGGTGAAGCGAAGTTTCACTCGCTGCCCGTGGTGGTGCCAGAGACGCGTGATCGGTGTGTCGTGATCAACGGGGTCGCGAAGGCTTATGCGATGACTGGCTGGCGAGTCGGCTGGGCCCTTGCCCCCCGGGACGTTACCGCCGCCATGACGGCGTTACAGTCTCATCTCACATCTAATGTATGCAACGTGGCGCAGACTGCGGCGATAGCGGCGCTGTCCGCCGGTACAAAGGATATCGTGGCAATGCGTGGCGCATTCGACCGGCGGCGACGCCTGATCGTCCGGATGCTTAACGAAGTCAAAGGCATCACCTGCCCTGAACCAGATGGCGCGTTTTACGTCTACGTCTCGGCGGAAGGCGTCCTGGGAAAACAAATCCGCGGCCACCGACCGGAAACGACGATCGAGCTCGCCTCGTTGCTATTGGAAGAAGCCGATGTGGCTGTCGTTCCCGGCGAACCGTTCGGCACCCCCGGTCATCTTCGTCTGTCCTATGCGTTGAGCGACGAGCACCTCGTCGAGGGTGTCACCCGGATCCGCGATCTTCTCGCCGAGGCCGAGGACTGATGCGGAAGCGCTTCGCACCCGCTTCGGAGCGCAACGGGGTACAGGTAGTAACCGCCACCGTGGTCGTCCTTCGTCACGCATCCGGCACCAACCAGCCGCATCCGACAGCGTCGTGGACGAGTAGTGCGCCCGCCACGATGACTCCCGATACGGCGACCGTGATGCGTCGCGTCGGCGGGTCCACTCACGGACCTTCTCCTTCTCGTGCCGGACCAGTATCTGGTCACTCACGAACGCGTGCCGCCAGCGCAAGCAGCCGTGCGGACCACCATGTCGTCGACGTCACTGGACTACCGGTCTCGGATGTCATCCGCGGCCGCGTCGAAACCTCTATCGCCGTGCGATCGCGATGTCGGCATAGGACCCGTTCGTCGGTGGCATGCAGGCCGATGTGGACGACGCCGAAGCCCGCCGTGGCGGGGATGTTCAGCCCGGCGAAGTAGTTGCCGATGTTGGAGGGGCCCGCGATCTTGGGTTCGACCTGGATGTCGATGTCGTGGGCCGCGGCCAGGATCGCCGACAGACCGCAGCGGCGCCAAGAATCACGACGCTGGCGCGGCAACCAAGGCCCCGAGCGGCATCCACTCGAGACGGAAACGCTCAGCACCGCGATGGCCAACCTCAGCAAGGCCCGGTTCCGCCCACCACAGGCTCTGCGGCCAACCGGGCACGTCTGCTGCGCTGCTGAATCGGTGACGCGACGAGCGCTCTGGTGCGCAGGCTGGGCTAGCGGTTCGAGTACGGAATGTATTCGAGGGGCAGGTCGGTGAAGTCCCAAGCGCCATCATGCGCACCGGCCAGCGCTGTCAACACTGCCATCGCCCGCCTCGGCAGCGCAGCGAGACTCTCCCCTCCGGGCCGGGCGTAGTCCAGGTCTGCCCAGCTTCGCGCATAGTGCTCGGCGAAATCCGGCCTCGGCTCCAGACCCGAGTCCCATTCCCGCAACTCCAGATCAACCATCACCGGCAGCCCCAACCTCCGCACCGCCGGCTCCACCGTCCGCACCGCGCGCGCATACGGGCTGGATATCACCGCCACCGACTCGAACCCGGCCAGTCTCCCAAAACCGCACTCCCGGCGGCGTAACCGTGCTTGACAGTCAGAAGATCTCACATCCGCCCATGCGCCCGGGGCACCCGATACCGTCGAGGTCGACCACCGCGACGTCGTTGAGATTTCCGACCAATCGATTCCTGCCCGGAACCGTCCCCTGAGGACTGATCGAGCCCCTGGCCCAAGCCCCGACGACGCTGGGGTCAGGACTGCGACGACACGTACAGCGCCTGTGGTGTAAACGCATAGTTACCAAGGGTTCGCTTCTCCTGGGAGGTGCCCGTTCGGACGCCAACCCGTGCCCCTAGTGACATGGTCCCGAGCGTGGCACACGCTCCGCGGGGACGAATGGGCGCACACGAAGTGTGCTTGATCTTGCTGCAGCAGGTGTGACCAGGACAGGCCCACGAGCGACAGCGGTCTATGACCGCGAAAATCGTGGTCATGGCTTACCGTTGCGCGGAAATCTCCCACCGCGCCTCGGCGGGACTTCAGGGTTGGGAGTCAGTGGATTCCGTCATATTTTCGTGTAAGCCTTGGGTGTTTCACGAAACTGTCGAGAGCTGAAAGCGAATCGCCGAGCTCAAAACTTTATCACCCCGGACATGATGTCCTGGCCGTCGAGCATGCGCTGACACCAGATTTCGTATTGTGACAATGCGCCATCTCTTGCAACAAAGCCCGTCGCGCATCTGACCCGATAGCGCCTATTTGGAATTACGTGGAACTGTCGTCACTCGATTGGCGGTCGTCGAACACCTGGACGGTTCGACAGTCTCTAGCCGACAGCCCAAACGCAGCTGTCAACTGGTGATTCCTGGGGAGGGTCAACGATTGTGATACGTCTCAGACATGCGCTCTTGACGGTAGCGTCCGTCGCTGCGCTGATGATGGGGTCGGCTCCTGCGCAAGCGAACGAGGCGGTGACGTACCGGTCGGAAATGTACGTCATCCGCGATCCAGCGTTGGTGCGGAATCCGGATATCGTCCGGACGACGTTGGAGCGCGACGGGAACCTGGACGCGCTCGGTATCCAGCCGAGCGCCGCGGCGGGCCAGGCACCGCCGACGGCGAAGCCACGGGTCGCGGCAGCCGATCCTCCGTATGTGGTGGACAGTTCCCGGTTTCCCGCGGGCCGTAAGCCGGCGGATCCGTATGAATACACGAATCACGCGGATTGCCTGGCGAAGGCCGGTACCTCGGGCCAGGACGCGGGGTGGATCAAGAACCGGTTCTCCTACTGCCAGATCGACCTGGTCTGGGCGGTGGATCTGAAGTGCGGGCCCAGGGGTTGCCAGGTCATCGGTGCGATCGGCGCGACGAGTGTTGTGGTCGGCTACGGCAAGATCGGGCCGCACCCGGAGAACGCCACGCAGCGCTTCGCCGATTTCCGGCTGGAGACAAGCATCCTCTACACCAATGGGGTGTTCAACCAGCCCAACGCCACGATGCAGGCGACCATCAAGTGCGCGGGCGAGTACCGGGTCGGGTTCGGGATCCCCAGCGATCGCGCGTGCCACCCGGGCAGGTTCGAAACTCGTAAGGCGACGATC
Proteins encoded in this region:
- a CDS encoding HAD family hydrolase, whose product is MPEINGICFDLFSTLIHKRPHNPFFRQVADELGLDLGRWKPAYDELHDETMAAIVPGIVARIVLSARSAGTRVTPDAVRVAVDRHFADFVASVEVDPQALPLLERLRLRGMSLALVTNASDHAEWLFDRLGLREHFDVTVFSHRIKRLKPHPEIYRHALDRLGIAAPHCAFVGDGQHDELGGARAIGMATVLVDRRLAHTAQAKADADFVVEGLADVEITINTMNDANSRL
- a CDS encoding cupin domain-containing protein, with product MTLRTFTVPTAPCQDSVARKLGLFASDRMQTAAWRIAPGQDISARRHPRADGMIVILAGRGEFQVFDGDEPDPAACYVPSAHYPLDAPAKKQLPEPSRYPVEAGSVGHAPAGLYYGLVNTGNDVLVAITVTASDTSGTSWTVRAS
- a CDS encoding aspartate aminotransferase family protein; translation: MKGQVSIRTNGGTDTADAWVLETLRRHEPASMHTQHPVVWHHARGSHVFDRQGRSWLDWTSGILTANAGHGRQEVAGAIGEQARQGLLHAYMFPTEVRARVVRALAELTGFPQCVLYTTGAEAVEGALKISRRYAKARGRRAVIVTFDGAFHGRTLGAQLAGGLSAQRDWTPDCDDVFVRVPFPASGETWDPSTIDAELHAVGAHSGEVACVLGELYQGSTLRRLDSAAAVALREWCTRAGALLVFDEIQSGFGRTGALFAYEHVGVRPDLLLCAKGLSGSLPVSAVLVGDPRHTEGLRPGELTSTHSGNPIALAATEANLALFADGRLVGHAAERGRQLVEGLERWTSQRAESRRVIGAFGMVAGVAFVTPDGALDPSAARRVVTSCVDNGLLLCVPSTMGGAMIKIMPPLTTTEAELAEGLAIFTEASGDAR
- a CDS encoding ATP-grasp domain-containing protein, coding for MLAISQPRGSAMVQRGLELLGTEGHPFAGLADVALHDGGDLSGIVDQASRWARDFEITGVLVAAEVYVEAGQQICDLLELPGVGMRAARVCRNKLLQRRYLPEWSPKSVLVSERTGSATYDGPFPAAVKPLDRESSIGVRVVHDASALAGILEELAPGSRLLVEERVVGREYNVDSIVLAGEPIVTLLTQKGTNEESTEFFVELVHTTPPVNLDERETDLISEAQRAVVERLDFDTGFAHAEYRLTEDGRVVLMEIAARAPGDACLPLYHLATGQAIEPVLIDAAMGLPTGYKASFRRRGRQVYFVHTPGTLLDVRTEGTNRVRPRWLADTTGIWPPLRPVGEQAPATLHELFVLKKRGDLLAPITESSNRAVTAIFDAPLDEDIDIIEARIRRSVTIDTEPANTEQA
- a CDS encoding MFS transporter: MTRTPEPNGAKTVAMRDADAPVTTVLVWDNLFGSVGQYSVVPTLGVLIATQDPGAGPGAVGAGLFVYFAAVGLSSLLVNRWLPRFRYRTALWVSWLFTAVGFSLLAVLHTFALLLVALFLAGFGISVHHLLARVLIADRTNGDVERNRAYSWMNVAVNVGGALGPFIAGLLYFAGDARPLVVAVAGCFLVGSAILLLWLPRDLRPVPTPTAWPVSRAGLAVVLRHPMACRTVVIATLATFLYAQFYSAFALLVADRITTPLTRAILLSGPAVAIVFLQSTVTGVIGVLMRRGAQPKQLLGIATIVFGGAMFSLGSSMPLVTACLVAVALFAIAEMIFTPMLNTAFAALPLATSLERLNFRQVCWTTGEALGSLCGGTLFLVAVTRGMDRLYWAGLGTVSIAGTLLLLFLRRPTFRKPRSLP
- a CDS encoding Ldh family oxidoreductase, translated to MTKPTRRAARLSLGVTELTRFTSEALRVAGARRSDADVTADVLVSADLGGVESHGVARLRRYVEGLRHGDIDRNTKPEIVRDSGTVCVVDAHNGLGQPALCTAVDLAADRAKSHGTSVVVVRRSNHMGIAGWFAERAARMGVFALVTTNAVPQVAPTGTREAMFGTNPVSYAVPTSEGMISFDAATSVVSRGKLEQLGRLGQPMRLGWALDPHGRATSDISGTVDGLIDRSGHVLLPLGGDGQEHGGHKGSGIALLVELLCGPLAGARWSRHTYEGGEAGIGHFVFCVDLDALGDPEDLGKQLAQLGTEVRAGHPVEDGSSPRLPGDRRQRLTERRRVYGVPVLESVVNELKEIADLLGIRPPALLNQDYPR
- a CDS encoding VOC family protein yields the protein MHYERLDHTVLTVNDLDATVDFYGRLLGMEVITFDSLVENRKALRFGNSKINLHEAGNEIQPTAANPGPGTEHLCMIVKDPVEVVADHLRAAGVAIEDGPVERAGALGPINSVYVRDPDGNLIELSNPVEF
- a CDS encoding pyridoxal phosphate-dependent aminotransferase; protein product: MSDIEIPQRASDRVASIAESATLAVDARAKALIRAGRPVIVFASGEPDFPTPAHITEAAANACFDPGHHRYSPPGGMPELKASIATKTYRDSGFEVDTDQILVTNGGKQAIYESFAALLNPGDEVLVPSPYWPTYPAAIRLAGGVPIPVDGDASDGFRVNADALESARSERTTMLVLSSPANPTGVVYTREQLELIGRWAATKRLWVLTDEIYEHLVYGEAKFHSLPVVVPETRDRCVVINGVAKAYAMTGWRVGWALAPRDVTAAMTALQSHLTSNVCNVAQTAAIAALSAGTKDIVAMRGAFDRRRRLIVRMLNEVKGITCPEPDGAFYVYVSAEGVLGKQIRGHRPETTIELASLLLEEADVAVVPGEPFGTPGHLRLSYALSDEHLVEGVTRIRDLLAEAED
- a CDS encoding histidine phosphatase family protein is translated as MRSSDCQARLRRRECGFGRLAGFESVAVISSPYARAVRTVEPAVRRLGLPVMVDLELREWDSGLEPRPDFAEHYARSWADLDYARPGGESLAALPRRAMAVLTALAGAHDGAWDFTDLPLEYIPYSNR